A stretch of Mastacembelus armatus chromosome 1, fMasArm1.2, whole genome shotgun sequence DNA encodes these proteins:
- the ift27 gene encoding intraflagellar transport protein 27 homolog isoform X2, which produces MLHSDGTLLQKNYSMTTGVELLMKCVNIPETNDSVELYIIDSAGKETLVESCEKMWGEPSLLCLVFDLTSEQSFANCSRWMERVHAHCRGLPVPGVLVGNKLDLSTRREVQTSVAQEWAQSQGLEYYETSAKDMENCDAPLLSLARAFHSLYQERRETIQNLSPG; this is translated from the exons ATGTTACACAGTGATGGTACTCTCTTGCAAAAGAACTACAGCATG ACAACTGGGGTGGAGCTGCTGATGAAATGTGTCAACATCCCagagaccaatgacagtgtg GAGCTCTACATCATAGACTCTGCAGGGAAGGAGACATTAGTGGAATCCTGTGAGAAAATG TGGGGCGAGCCGTCCTTGCTGTGTCTGGTGTTTGACCTGACCAGTGAGCAGTCTTTTGCCAACTGCAGCCGCTGGATGGAGAGAGTCCATGCCCACTGCcggggtcttcctgttccag gggtTCTTGTAGGTAACAAGTTAGACCTGTCCACTAGAAGAGAGGTACAGACATCTGTGGCCCAGGAATGGGCCCAGAGCCAGGGCTTGGAGTACTACGAGACATCGGCT AAAGACATGGAGAATTGTGATGCACCACTCCTCAGTTTAGCCCGAGCCTTCCACTCTCTGTACCAAGAACGTAGAGAGACGATTCAGAACCTGAGTCCAGGCTAG
- the ift27 gene encoding intraflagellar transport protein 27 homolog isoform X1 — protein MVKLRARCLLLGDAAVGKSALSHMLHSDGTLLQKNYSMTTGVELLMKCVNIPETNDSVELYIIDSAGKETLVESCEKMWGEPSLLCLVFDLTSEQSFANCSRWMERVHAHCRGLPVPGVLVGNKLDLSTRREVQTSVAQEWAQSQGLEYYETSAKDMENCDAPLLSLARAFHSLYQERRETIQNLSPG, from the exons ATGGTGAAGTTGAGGGCGAGATGTCTCCTTCTTG GAGATGCTGCAGTGGGGAAAAGCGCCCTTTCCCATATGTTACACAGTGATGGTACTCTCTTGCAAAAGAACTACAGCATG ACAACTGGGGTGGAGCTGCTGATGAAATGTGTCAACATCCCagagaccaatgacagtgtg GAGCTCTACATCATAGACTCTGCAGGGAAGGAGACATTAGTGGAATCCTGTGAGAAAATG TGGGGCGAGCCGTCCTTGCTGTGTCTGGTGTTTGACCTGACCAGTGAGCAGTCTTTTGCCAACTGCAGCCGCTGGATGGAGAGAGTCCATGCCCACTGCcggggtcttcctgttccag gggtTCTTGTAGGTAACAAGTTAGACCTGTCCACTAGAAGAGAGGTACAGACATCTGTGGCCCAGGAATGGGCCCAGAGCCAGGGCTTGGAGTACTACGAGACATCGGCT AAAGACATGGAGAATTGTGATGCACCACTCCTCAGTTTAGCCCGAGCCTTCCACTCTCTGTACCAAGAACGTAGAGAGACGATTCAGAACCTGAGTCCAGGCTAG